The Phycisphaerae bacterium genome window below encodes:
- a CDS encoding DEAD/DEAH box helicase family protein, which produces MPHLSEADTCRRYVVPALHSAGWDDERIAEQRTFTDGRIMVAGSKVHRRPGKRADYILRYRPDMPIAVVEAKPTYRTPGEGLQQAKDYAEILGLKFAYATNGHGIVEFDYLTGRERELNAFPTPDELWNRLTAATGLAPEAAQRLLTPAYHLSGKSPRYYQEIAINRTVQAILQGKRRVLLTMATGTGKTVVAFQICWKLWSSRWNRTGEHRRPRILYLADRNILIDDPKDKIFAPFGDARCKIENGVAPKSREMYFAIYQAIAKDERRPGLYREYAPDFFDLVIVDECHRGSARDESNWREILEYFEPAYQLGMTATPLRDDNRDTYQYFGNPLYQYSLRQGIDDGFLAPYRVHRVITQWDAAGWRPSQGDLDRYGREIPDEQYETADFERVVALKARTEAVARHLTEFLKRTDRFAKTIVFCVDQEHALDMRTALVNLNSDLVQQHPNYVCRVTSDEHEIGRGHLSNFQDLERPTPVILTTSQMLTTGVDAPTCKNIVLVRVINSMTDFKQIIGRGTRVRDDYGKLWFSILDYTGSATRLFADPDFDGEPIEIEEGPIDQQPESEPPEPEPEPEPPEPVPPLPPEPPGDSRRKFYYDGGHVEIAAHLVYELDPDGKQLRVVRFTDYTAEKVRTLFRSAADLRRAWADPQQRAEVISKLAERGIDFDELATAANQPDADPFDLLCHVAFNAPLRTRRERAERLRREKKDFFEQYGPEARAVLDELLDKYTEHGTAQFVIPDALELPPINRHGNVIEIARQFGGEPNLVEALNALQRLLYAA; this is translated from the coding sequence GCACGTTCACCGACGGACGGATCATGGTGGCGGGCAGCAAGGTCCACCGCCGGCCGGGCAAGCGGGCCGACTACATCCTCCGCTACCGCCCGGACATGCCGATCGCCGTCGTCGAGGCCAAGCCCACGTACAGGACGCCCGGCGAAGGGCTCCAGCAGGCGAAGGACTACGCCGAAATCCTCGGCCTCAAGTTCGCCTACGCGACCAACGGCCACGGCATTGTGGAGTTCGACTACCTCACCGGCCGGGAGCGCGAGCTCAACGCCTTCCCGACGCCGGACGAGCTGTGGAACCGGCTGACGGCGGCCACCGGGCTGGCTCCGGAAGCGGCCCAACGGCTCCTGACGCCGGCGTACCACCTGAGCGGCAAGTCCCCGCGCTATTACCAGGAAATCGCGATCAATCGGACGGTGCAGGCGATCCTCCAGGGCAAGCGCCGCGTCCTGCTCACGATGGCCACCGGCACCGGCAAGACCGTGGTCGCGTTCCAGATCTGCTGGAAACTCTGGTCCAGCCGCTGGAACCGCACCGGCGAGCATCGCCGGCCGCGCATCCTGTATCTCGCCGACCGCAACATCCTGATCGACGACCCGAAGGACAAGATCTTCGCCCCATTCGGCGACGCGCGCTGCAAGATCGAGAACGGCGTCGCCCCCAAGAGCCGGGAGATGTACTTCGCCATCTATCAGGCCATCGCGAAGGACGAGCGGCGCCCCGGCCTGTATCGCGAGTATGCTCCGGACTTCTTCGACCTCGTCATCGTGGACGAATGCCATCGCGGCAGCGCCCGTGACGAGAGCAACTGGCGCGAAATCCTGGAGTACTTCGAGCCAGCGTACCAGCTCGGCATGACCGCCACGCCGCTGCGGGACGACAACCGGGATACGTACCAGTACTTCGGCAACCCGCTCTACCAATACAGCCTGCGTCAGGGCATCGACGACGGCTTCCTCGCGCCGTACCGCGTCCACCGCGTCATCACGCAGTGGGACGCCGCCGGCTGGCGGCCCAGCCAGGGCGACCTGGACCGCTACGGCCGAGAAATTCCGGACGAGCAGTACGAAACCGCCGACTTTGAGCGCGTCGTGGCGCTGAAAGCCCGCACCGAGGCCGTCGCCAGGCACCTGACCGAGTTCCTGAAGCGGACCGACCGCTTCGCCAAGACCATCGTCTTCTGCGTGGACCAGGAGCACGCCCTCGACATGCGGACGGCCCTTGTCAACCTGAACAGCGACCTCGTCCAGCAGCATCCGAACTACGTCTGCCGTGTCACGTCCGATGAGCACGAGATCGGCCGCGGGCACCTGAGCAACTTCCAGGACCTGGAACGGCCGACGCCGGTAATCCTCACCACGTCGCAGATGCTCACGACCGGCGTGGACGCCCCCACCTGCAAGAACATCGTGCTGGTCCGCGTCATCAACTCGATGACCGACTTCAAGCAGATCATCGGCCGCGGCACGCGTGTTCGCGACGACTACGGCAAGCTCTGGTTCAGCATCCTCGATTACACCGGCTCGGCGACGCGGCTGTTCGCCGACCCGGACTTCGACGGCGAGCCCATCGAAATCGAGGAGGGGCCCATTGACCAGCAGCCGGAATCCGAGCCGCCCGAACCTGAGCCGGAGCCGGAACCGCCCGAACCTGTGCCGCCGCTGCCGCCAGAACCGCCGGGGGATTCACGCCGGAAGTTCTACTACGACGGCGGGCACGTTGAGATTGCCGCGCACCTTGTGTACGAGCTGGACCCGGACGGGAAGCAGCTCCGCGTCGTGAGGTTCACGGATTACACGGCGGAGAAGGTCCGCACACTGTTCCGCAGCGCGGCGGATTTGCGGCGGGCGTGGGCGGACCCCCAGCAGCGGGCGGAGGTCATCAGCAAGCTGGCCGAGCGCGGCATCGACTTCGACGAGCTGGCCACGGCGGCGAACCAGCCGGACGCCGACCCGTTCGACCTGCTCTGCCACGTGGCATTCAATGCCCCGCTGCGGACGCGCCGGGAGCGGGCTGAGCGGCTCCGGCGAGAGAAGAAGGATTTCTTCGAACAGTACGGACCCGAGGCCCGGGCGGTCCTGGACGAGCTGCTCGACAAGTACACCGAGCACGGGACGGCCCAGTTCGTTATTCCCGACGCGCTGGAGTTGCCGCCAATCAACCGGCATGGGAACGTGATCGAAATCGCGCGTCAGTTCGGCGGAGAGCCGAATCTCGTGGAAGCGCTAAACGCCCTACAGCGGTTGCTCTACGCCGCGTAG